In the genome of Xanthomonas translucens pv. cerealis, one region contains:
- a CDS encoding gluconokinase — MDATSHNSLPQRSEAIVVMGISGSGKTSVAQALAAHYGLAFLDADDIHSAEAKAQMARGVPLTDAQRVPWVAALALRLRQSIDAGRSVVLAFSGLRRAHRQQLRDSGVPMCFVFLHGAAHVIAERLSRRSCHFMPPGLLQSQIDTMELPLDEPDVRSVDVDAPFDAMVADAIAQLDATPGGARVGAV; from the coding sequence ATGGACGCGACATCCCATAATTCCTTGCCGCAGCGCAGCGAAGCCATCGTCGTGATGGGCATTTCCGGCAGCGGCAAGACCAGCGTCGCGCAGGCCCTGGCCGCGCACTACGGCCTCGCGTTCCTGGATGCGGACGACATTCACAGCGCTGAGGCCAAGGCGCAGATGGCGCGTGGCGTGCCGCTCACCGATGCGCAACGCGTGCCCTGGGTAGCGGCGCTGGCACTGCGCCTGCGCCAGTCGATCGACGCTGGGCGCAGCGTGGTGTTGGCCTTCTCCGGGCTGCGCCGCGCGCACCGGCAGCAGCTGCGCGACAGCGGCGTGCCGATGTGTTTCGTGTTCCTGCATGGCGCCGCACATGTGATCGCCGAACGCCTGTCGCGGCGCAGCTGCCACTTCATGCCGCCCGGCCTGCTGCAGAGCCAGATCGACACCATGGAACTGCCGCTGGACGAGCCGGACGTACGCTCGGTGGACGTGGATGCGCCGTTCGATGCAATGGTGGCGGATGCCATCGCGCAGCTGGATGCCACGCCTGGCGGTGCGCGCGTCGGCGCTGTTTGA
- a CDS encoding MFS transporter — protein MPTPPQRADAPLRWTEKVGYGIGDMGFNFYWANISAFLLIFYTDTMGLPAAAVGTMILLTKVVDAVTDPLMGAIADRTRSRWGKFRPYLLFAALPMAASGVLAYTTPDLGQGGRLVWAYVTFGLMMLMYTVVSIPYSALSGVITADSQQRTTLISFRFIAAFAGTTLVNYATLDMVRWFGNGDDAQGWQRTMLAYGIAAAALFAIVFATTRERVQPLPQPPTPVLQDIADLLRNPPWRVLFALALIIMITIVMRAGAGVYYFKYYIGRPELTGWFLGSYSVALAVGAAATPLLTRLCDKRRLMMWLMAVVGGLSCAMFFIPREAIWALFAINLLIGLALGPKSPLAFSMYADTADYTEWKTGRRATAMTFSAATFSQKLGGALASACIAWMLAGMGYVANQAQSDASQLGIVLLLTVIPGAIALLAAWTMRFYPLDDAALLRIQQELAARKRAAEEASA, from the coding sequence ATGCCCACACCGCCGCAACGTGCCGATGCACCGCTGCGCTGGACCGAGAAGGTCGGCTATGGCATCGGCGACATGGGTTTCAATTTCTACTGGGCCAACATCTCCGCGTTCCTGCTGATTTTCTACACCGACACCATGGGCCTACCGGCGGCGGCGGTGGGCACGATGATCCTGCTGACCAAGGTGGTCGATGCGGTCACCGATCCGCTGATGGGGGCGATCGCCGACCGCACCCGCTCGCGCTGGGGCAAGTTCCGGCCGTATCTGTTGTTCGCGGCGCTGCCGATGGCCGCCAGCGGCGTGCTGGCCTACACCACGCCGGATCTGGGCCAGGGCGGGCGGCTGGTCTGGGCTTACGTCACCTTCGGTTTGATGATGCTGATGTACACGGTGGTCAGCATCCCGTACTCCGCGCTGTCGGGGGTGATCACCGCCGACAGCCAGCAGCGCACCACGCTGATCAGCTTCCGCTTCATCGCCGCCTTCGCCGGCACCACGCTGGTCAACTACGCCACGCTGGACATGGTGCGCTGGTTCGGCAACGGCGACGATGCGCAGGGCTGGCAACGGACCATGCTGGCCTACGGCATCGCCGCGGCGGCGCTGTTCGCGATCGTGTTCGCCACCACGCGCGAGCGCGTGCAGCCGCTGCCGCAACCGCCCACGCCGGTGCTGCAGGACATCGCCGACCTGCTGCGCAATCCGCCGTGGCGGGTGCTGTTCGCGCTGGCGCTGATCATCATGATCACCATCGTCATGCGTGCCGGTGCCGGCGTGTACTACTTCAAGTACTACATTGGTCGCCCGGAGCTGACCGGCTGGTTCCTGGGCAGCTATTCGGTGGCGCTGGCAGTGGGCGCGGCGGCCACGCCGCTGCTGACCCGGCTGTGCGACAAGCGCCGGCTGATGATGTGGCTGATGGCGGTGGTGGGCGGGCTCAGCTGCGCGATGTTCTTCATCCCGCGCGAGGCGATCTGGGCGCTGTTCGCGATCAACCTGCTGATCGGCCTGGCGCTGGGGCCGAAGTCGCCGCTGGCGTTCTCGATGTATGCCGACACGGCCGACTACACCGAATGGAAGACCGGGCGCCGCGCCACCGCGATGACGTTCTCGGCGGCGACGTTCTCGCAGAAGCTCGGTGGCGCGCTGGCTTCGGCCTGCATCGCGTGGATGCTGGCCGGCATGGGCTATGTGGCCAACCAGGCGCAGAGCGATGCGTCGCAGTTGGGGATCGTGCTGCTGCTGACGGTGATCCCGGGCGCGATCGCGCTGCTGGCGGCGTGGACGATGCGCTTCTATCCGCTCGACGATGCGGCGCTATTGCGTATCCAGCAGGAACTGGCCGCGCGCAAGCGCGCCGCGGAGGAGGCGAGCGCATGA
- a CDS encoding alpha,alpha-trehalose-phosphate synthase (UDP-forming) — protein MIDPKKPAAGGVAVALEETMRDNEDLWLGWSGKVGGRLGTQEVKTESFGKSKLAGIDLTRKQFDNYYSGFCNSALWPVMHNSAQWADFSPEFYGSYRQVNKMFASKLAPMLKQDDVLWIHDYHLIPLAEELRKLGCKQRIGFFNHTPFPTPDVFKEIPQHKELMKAFFAYDLVGMQIPRDVQNFRDYVANEKVGKNIDDRSIEAFGQKTNVRHFPIGIDIPSLEALQAGEDSAELVNHLKKERKQGRTLMIGVERLDYSKGIPDRLAALGDMLEKRSDLRNKVTFVQIAAPSRQNVPAYAKLARDTRTLVDNINRRYGTKSWSPIMYIDHSVNRNALPEIYRMSRVGVITSKADGMNLVSKEYVAAQDPKNPGVLVLSEGAGSAYQLKEALQIPPEDRAAITGAYETALGMRLGERRKRHGPLLENVQTEDLGKWRSDCLAPLCADPSASTGSAGDHPVPAPQSKRRRTS, from the coding sequence ATGATCGACCCCAAGAAGCCTGCTGCCGGCGGTGTCGCCGTTGCCTTGGAGGAAACGATGCGCGACAACGAAGACCTATGGCTGGGCTGGAGCGGCAAAGTCGGCGGACGGCTCGGCACCCAGGAGGTTAAAACCGAGTCTTTTGGAAAATCAAAACTCGCTGGCATCGACCTGACACGCAAGCAGTTCGACAACTATTATTCTGGATTCTGCAATTCCGCATTGTGGCCGGTCATGCATAACAGTGCGCAATGGGCCGATTTCAGTCCGGAATTTTATGGCAGCTACCGACAGGTCAACAAGATGTTCGCATCGAAGCTGGCCCCCATGCTGAAGCAGGATGACGTCCTCTGGATCCATGATTACCACCTTATCCCCTTGGCGGAGGAGTTGCGGAAACTGGGCTGCAAGCAGCGCATTGGATTCTTCAACCATACGCCGTTTCCGACGCCGGATGTATTCAAGGAAATCCCACAGCATAAGGAGTTGATGAAGGCATTCTTTGCCTACGACCTAGTGGGCATGCAGATCCCCAGGGATGTGCAGAATTTTCGCGATTATGTTGCGAACGAGAAGGTCGGAAAGAATATCGATGATCGAAGCATCGAAGCCTTTGGTCAGAAGACCAATGTTCGGCATTTCCCCATTGGCATAGATATACCAAGCCTGGAAGCCCTCCAAGCCGGCGAGGACTCGGCGGAACTTGTCAATCATCTCAAGAAGGAAAGGAAGCAAGGCCGCACGTTGATGATCGGGGTAGAGCGGCTGGATTACTCCAAGGGAATACCGGATCGCTTAGCCGCGCTTGGCGATATGCTGGAAAAACGTTCCGATTTGAGGAACAAGGTGACATTCGTGCAGATTGCTGCACCGTCACGGCAGAATGTGCCGGCCTATGCAAAGTTGGCCCGTGACACCCGAACCCTCGTGGACAATATCAATCGAAGGTACGGGACAAAGTCGTGGTCGCCGATCATGTACATCGACCATTCGGTCAACCGCAACGCCTTGCCGGAGATCTATCGAATGAGTCGTGTCGGCGTCATTACGTCCAAAGCGGACGGCATGAATTTGGTGTCCAAGGAGTACGTTGCCGCGCAGGATCCCAAAAATCCCGGAGTATTGGTGCTATCCGAAGGCGCGGGATCAGCCTATCAGCTCAAAGAGGCACTTCAGATTCCACCAGAGGACCGTGCAGCCATCACGGGAGCCTATGAGACAGCGCTAGGTATGCGCCTGGGAGAGCGTCGGAAAAGACATGGGCCACTCCTTGAAAATGTCCAAACCGAGGATCTCGGCAAATGGCGCTCAGATTGCCTGGCCCCCTTGTGCGCCGATCCGTCAGCCTCCACCGGATCGGCCGGCGATCACCCCGTGCCGGCTCCCCAGTCCAAACGCCGCCGCACGTCCTGA